The following coding sequences are from one Paenibacillus sp. JDR-2 window:
- a CDS encoding sugar ABC transporter substrate-binding protein yields MKKWGKLSLTLLVAIVLVIASACGNSKNNNSANSEASGNTAANASEAPAASGNSELDALKGKKVALVMQFNTGTFSSQYVEGVKEQVEKFGGSVQVFASDNDLAKMSSNLDAAVNQGFDGILIDHGQAGALEQGIKKAKEKGIKVVVFDADVKVDGVPLLQQDDQSMANLTLEQLAKDAGGKGNIVKVWVAGFAPMERRQVAYKAFQEKYPDIKEIAAFGNANNPAMDTQAQMEAILKQYPNKGDITAVWAAWDEFAKGAARAIQQAGRTEIKVYGIDMSDEDLQMIQDKNSPWIASAAVDPKDIGRVQVRTLYKEFKGEANDPITVLNAVYVSRDELPAEKVSTTQLSQYINGWGSSTQNYEDWMKELEGSK; encoded by the coding sequence ATGAAAAAATGGGGTAAACTTTCGTTAACGCTGCTTGTTGCAATCGTTCTTGTCATTGCATCGGCATGCGGTAACAGCAAGAACAACAACTCTGCTAATTCCGAAGCTAGCGGCAATACAGCGGCTAACGCATCGGAAGCGCCTGCAGCATCGGGCAACAGCGAGCTTGACGCACTGAAAGGTAAGAAAGTAGCACTCGTTATGCAGTTCAACACAGGCACTTTTTCTTCGCAATACGTTGAAGGCGTGAAAGAGCAAGTTGAGAAGTTCGGCGGCTCTGTTCAAGTTTTCGCTTCCGATAATGACCTGGCTAAAATGTCTTCCAACCTTGACGCAGCTGTTAACCAAGGCTTCGACGGTATTCTGATCGACCATGGACAAGCTGGCGCATTGGAACAAGGAATCAAAAAAGCAAAAGAAAAAGGCATCAAAGTTGTCGTATTCGACGCAGACGTAAAAGTAGACGGCGTACCTCTTCTTCAACAGGATGACCAATCGATGGCAAACCTTACGCTTGAGCAGCTTGCTAAAGACGCTGGCGGCAAAGGCAACATCGTTAAAGTGTGGGTAGCTGGCTTTGCTCCAATGGAACGCCGCCAAGTGGCTTACAAAGCATTCCAAGAGAAGTATCCTGACATCAAAGAAATCGCTGCATTCGGCAACGCTAACAACCCGGCAATGGACACGCAAGCGCAAATGGAAGCGATTCTGAAACAATATCCGAACAAAGGCGACATCACGGCTGTATGGGCAGCTTGGGACGAGTTCGCAAAAGGCGCTGCACGCGCAATCCAACAAGCAGGCCGTACTGAAATCAAAGTTTACGGTATCGACATGAGCGACGAAGATCTTCAAATGATTCAAGACAAGAACAGCCCTTGGATTGCTTCGGCTGCCGTAGATCCGAAAGATATCGGCCGCGTTCAAGTTCGCACCCTGTACAAAGAGTTTAAAGGCGAGGCTAACGACCCGATTACCGTGCTTAACGCTGTATACGTAAGCCGCGACGAGCTGCCAGCCGAGAAAGTAAGCACAACTCAGCTGTCCCAATATATCAATGGCTGGGGTAGCAGCACGCAAAACTATGAAGACTGGATGAAAGAACTGGAAGGTTCGAAGTAA